Proteins encoded in a region of the Microbacterium neungamense genome:
- a CDS encoding nucleoside deaminase, which produces MPSERTTGIAAALQEAVDGVAEGGMPFGAALLVDGEVVARGRNRQVQNGDLLAHAETEAIRDAVARFGRVPAGAVLVATEGPCAMCAGAAVITGIRSVIVGEVHHFAGAVGMLRAEGLDVTVLDDADCIDLVSRFRAAHPDLWSRFSAG; this is translated from the coding sequence ATGCCCTCTGAGCGCACGACCGGGATCGCCGCGGCGCTGCAGGAGGCCGTGGACGGCGTCGCGGAGGGCGGGATGCCCTTCGGCGCGGCGCTGCTCGTGGACGGCGAGGTGGTCGCGAGGGGCCGCAACCGGCAGGTGCAGAACGGCGACCTGCTCGCGCACGCCGAGACCGAGGCGATCCGGGACGCCGTGGCGCGGTTCGGCCGGGTGCCGGCGGGCGCCGTGCTGGTGGCCACCGAGGGGCCGTGCGCGATGTGCGCGGGCGCCGCTGTGATCACCGGCATCCGCTCCGTGATCGTCGGCGAGGTCCATCACTTCGCGGGCGCGGTCGGGATGCTGCGCGCGGAGGGTCTGGACGTGACCGTCCTCGACGACGCCGACTGCATCGACCTGGTCAGCAGGTTCCGCGCCGCGCACCCCGACCTGTGGAGCCGGTTCTCGGCGGGGTGA
- a CDS encoding ABC transporter ATP-binding protein — MSLITAEGLSRTFPLPRRTLFEKRRRTVALHPTDLAIAEGEALGLIGESGSGKSTLVRLLLGLDRPTSGRVRVDGREVDAAAPARSLHWLRRQTGLVFQDPYASLDPRMPAGRIVAEPLWALGIPGDHRARVQEVLTQVGLEPEAADRHPHEFSGGQRQRIALARAIVHRPRILVGDEPLSALDVTVRAQILALLAQLRAQEGLTLVLVSHDIGLVQNLCDTVAVMKDGRIVERGGTDAVLQHPREDYTRALLAAIPVIDRPLP; from the coding sequence ATGAGCCTGATCACGGCCGAGGGCCTCAGCCGTACGTTCCCGCTCCCCCGGCGCACCCTGTTCGAGAAGCGCCGGCGCACCGTCGCGCTGCATCCCACCGACCTGGCGATCGCCGAGGGCGAGGCGCTCGGCCTGATCGGCGAGTCCGGCTCGGGCAAGTCCACCCTGGTGCGCCTGCTGCTCGGTCTGGACCGCCCCACCTCCGGGCGGGTGCGGGTGGACGGACGGGAGGTGGATGCCGCGGCGCCGGCCCGCTCCCTGCACTGGCTCCGCCGGCAGACCGGCCTGGTGTTCCAGGACCCGTACGCGTCGCTCGATCCCCGGATGCCCGCGGGCCGGATCGTCGCCGAGCCGCTGTGGGCGCTCGGCATCCCCGGCGATCATCGCGCACGCGTCCAGGAGGTGCTGACGCAGGTCGGCCTGGAGCCGGAGGCGGCCGATCGGCATCCGCACGAGTTCTCCGGCGGGCAGCGGCAGCGGATCGCCCTCGCCCGCGCCATCGTGCACCGCCCGCGCATCCTCGTCGGCGACGAGCCCCTGTCCGCGCTCGACGTCACGGTGCGGGCGCAGATCCTCGCGCTGCTGGCGCAGCTGCGAGCGCAGGAGGGCCTCACCCTCGTGCTCGTCTCGCACGACATCGGCCTGGTGCAGAACCTGTGCGACACCGTCGCGGTGATGAAGGACGGCCGGATCGTGGAGCGCGGCGGGACGGATGCCGTGCTGCAGCATCCACGCGAGGACTACACCAGGGCGCTGCTGGCGGCCATTCCGGTCATCGACCGCCCGTTGCCCTGA
- a CDS encoding uracil-DNA glycosylase has protein sequence MPRTLAQLAEDGLLDPGWAQALAPVQPLIAELGDRLRAEQAAGRGYLPAGAHVLRAFQRPLSEVRVLITGQDPYPTPGHPIGLSFAVDREVRPLPRSLANIYRERESDLGIPPAPHGDLSAWSDQGVLLLNRVLTVRPGAPASHRGWGWEKVTERAIRALVARDQPLVAVLWGRDAAGLKPLLGGTPVIESAHPSPLSASRGFFGSRPFSRSNALLEGLGAAPIDWRVGGEA, from the coding sequence ATGCCGCGGACCCTCGCGCAGCTCGCCGAGGACGGGCTGCTCGACCCGGGCTGGGCGCAGGCGCTGGCCCCGGTGCAGCCGCTGATCGCCGAGCTCGGTGATCGCCTGCGTGCGGAGCAGGCCGCCGGCCGCGGCTACCTGCCTGCCGGCGCCCACGTGCTGCGCGCCTTCCAGCGCCCGCTGTCCGAGGTGCGGGTGCTCATCACCGGGCAGGACCCGTACCCGACGCCGGGGCATCCGATCGGCCTGTCCTTCGCCGTCGACCGCGAGGTGCGGCCGCTGCCGCGGAGCCTGGCGAACATCTACCGGGAACGGGAGAGCGATCTCGGCATCCCGCCCGCCCCGCACGGCGACCTCAGCGCGTGGAGCGATCAGGGGGTGCTGCTGCTGAACCGGGTGCTCACCGTGCGCCCGGGCGCGCCGGCCTCGCACCGCGGCTGGGGCTGGGAGAAGGTGACCGAGCGGGCGATCCGCGCGCTCGTGGCCCGCGACCAGCCGCTCGTGGCGGTGCTGTGGGGCAGGGATGCGGCGGGACTGAAGCCGCTGCTGGGCGGGACGCCCGTGATCGAGTCCGCGCATCCGTCGCCGTTGTCGGCGAGCCGGGGGTTCTTCGGCTCTCGCCCGTTCTCGCGATCCAACGCGCTGCTGGAGGGCCTCGGCGCGGCGCCGATCGACTGGCGGGTCGGGGGAGAGGCGTGA
- a CDS encoding ABC transporter permease has product MLRYALTRGVLLIAGLLVSSVLIFLTLRVLPGDVAQLIAGTQASREQVAALREALGLNRPIPVQYLDWIGGVLRGDLGTSQLSGASVGDELLEKSRVTVPLGMMALTIALLVAVPFGVLAGVLRGRAAGTGMSVAAQAVAAVPVVWAGMMLVVVFAHWLGWLPAQGFPRTGWATPWRAFEALLLPALTIGLVEGAMLMRFVRSATLQAAGQDFVRTAAAKGLTRRQALIRHGIPAVGLSIVTVLGLQVAGIIVGSVVIEQLFTLPGIGRMLVADVGTRDLVKVQSELLVLTGIVLVIGFVVDLVHHAIDPRQREAE; this is encoded by the coding sequence GTGCTGCGGTACGCGCTGACCCGGGGGGTCCTGCTGATCGCAGGGCTCCTCGTGTCGAGCGTGCTGATCTTCCTCACGCTCCGGGTGCTCCCCGGCGACGTCGCCCAGCTCATCGCCGGCACCCAGGCGAGCCGCGAGCAGGTGGCGGCGCTGCGCGAGGCGCTCGGGCTGAACCGCCCCATCCCGGTGCAGTACCTGGACTGGATCGGCGGCGTCCTGCGCGGCGACCTCGGCACCTCGCAGCTCAGCGGGGCATCCGTCGGCGACGAGCTGCTGGAGAAGTCGCGGGTCACGGTGCCGCTCGGCATGATGGCGCTCACGATCGCCCTGCTGGTGGCCGTGCCGTTCGGGGTGCTCGCCGGCGTCCTCCGCGGCCGCGCGGCCGGCACCGGGATGAGCGTGGCCGCCCAGGCGGTCGCCGCGGTGCCTGTCGTGTGGGCCGGGATGATGCTCGTGGTCGTGTTCGCGCACTGGCTGGGCTGGCTGCCCGCGCAGGGCTTCCCGCGCACCGGGTGGGCCACGCCGTGGCGGGCGTTCGAGGCGCTGCTGCTGCCCGCGCTGACCATCGGACTCGTGGAGGGGGCGATGCTGATGCGGTTCGTTCGCAGCGCCACGCTGCAGGCGGCGGGGCAGGACTTCGTGCGCACTGCGGCGGCCAAGGGACTCACCCGCCGCCAGGCGCTGATCCGGCACGGGATCCCGGCGGTCGGGCTCTCGATCGTCACGGTGCTCGGCCTGCAGGTCGCCGGGATCATCGTCGGCTCCGTCGTCATCGAGCAGCTGTTCACGCTGCCGGGCATCGGACGGATGCTGGTCGCCGACGTCGGCACGCGCGATCTCGTCAAGGTGCAGAGCGAGCTGCTCGTGCTCACCGGCATCGTGCTGGTGATCGGGTTCGTGGTGGATCTCGTCCACCACGCCATCGATCCGCGGCAGAGGGAGGCGGAATGA
- a CDS encoding ATP-binding cassette domain-containing protein, with translation MTLQVQDLVVEVGGRRVVDGVSFEVPDGQRLGLIGESGSGKSVTALAVLGLLPDGMRARGSIRWDGTELIGMPDRELAALRGDEIGMVFQEPRTALNPIRTVGRQIAESVRIHEGLGRREARTRAIAEAARVRLPDPERIVDRYPHQLSGGQRQRVAIAMALACRPRLLIADEPTTALDVTIQAEVLRLLLSLVEDEGMSLVFITHDLAVLSQVATFGVVLERGRVVEAAPVSTLLSAPASPITQALLRDATATLWRPGGDG, from the coding sequence GTGACGCTGCAGGTGCAGGATCTCGTCGTCGAGGTGGGCGGGCGCCGGGTCGTCGACGGGGTGTCCTTCGAGGTCCCCGACGGGCAGCGCCTCGGGCTCATCGGCGAGTCCGGGTCGGGCAAGTCGGTCACCGCTCTCGCGGTCCTCGGGCTGCTGCCGGACGGGATGCGGGCGCGGGGCAGCATCCGCTGGGACGGCACCGAGCTGATCGGGATGCCCGACCGCGAGCTGGCGGCGCTGCGCGGCGACGAGATCGGAATGGTGTTCCAGGAGCCGCGCACCGCGCTGAACCCGATCCGCACGGTGGGACGCCAGATCGCCGAGTCGGTGCGGATCCACGAGGGCCTGGGGCGGCGCGAGGCGCGTACCCGGGCGATCGCCGAGGCGGCGCGGGTGCGGCTGCCCGATCCGGAGCGGATCGTGGACCGCTATCCGCATCAGCTGTCCGGCGGTCAGCGGCAGCGCGTGGCGATCGCGATGGCGCTGGCCTGCCGCCCCCGTCTGCTCATCGCCGACGAGCCGACCACCGCGCTCGACGTCACCATCCAGGCGGAGGTGCTGCGGCTGCTGCTGTCGCTCGTCGAGGACGAGGGCATGTCGCTGGTGTTCATCACGCACGACCTCGCCGTGCTCTCCCAGGTCGCCACGTTCGGGGTGGTGCTGGAGCGCGGCCGCGTCGTGGAGGCGGCACCGGTGTCCACCCTGCTGAGCGCCCCTGCCTCCCCGATCACGCAGGCGCTGCTGCGCGACGCGACGGCCACGCTGTGGCGGCCGGGAGGCGACGGATGA
- a CDS encoding GNAT family N-acetyltransferase has product MTDADLSAIRDIYNHYVRSSVVTFDEEESTVESWTAKRVLLAARGLPFLVAEEDDRVLGYALAQPWSAKSAYRYTVENSIYLAPDAAGRGLGRRLLADFLDACRAAGLRQVIAVIADEGAEASIALHRKAGFADAGALRGVGVKFGRDLGVVFLQLSLDAPG; this is encoded by the coding sequence GTGACGGATGCGGATCTGTCCGCGATCCGCGACATCTACAACCACTACGTGCGCTCCTCGGTGGTGACCTTCGACGAGGAGGAGTCCACCGTCGAGTCCTGGACCGCGAAGCGGGTGCTGCTGGCCGCCCGCGGACTGCCGTTCCTCGTCGCCGAGGAGGACGACCGGGTGCTCGGCTACGCCCTCGCGCAGCCGTGGTCGGCGAAATCGGCCTACCGCTACACCGTGGAGAACTCGATCTACCTCGCCCCCGACGCCGCCGGGCGGGGGCTCGGCCGCAGGCTGCTCGCGGACTTCCTGGACGCCTGCCGCGCGGCGGGACTGCGCCAGGTGATCGCGGTGATCGCGGACGAGGGGGCGGAGGCTTCGATCGCCCTGCACCGGAAGGCCGGATTCGCGGATGCCGGAGCGCTGCGCGGCGTCGGCGTGAAGTTCGGCCGTGACCTCGGCGTGGTGTTCCTGCAGTTGTCGCTGGACGCGCCGGGCTGA
- a CDS encoding SDR family oxidoreductase: MVNRRAVVTGASSGIGEATVRALRGRGWDVVGVARREDRLAALAAETGASAIACDLTDGDAVAAMVSELESTGPLHALVQVAGGARGTESVEEGAIEDWQWMFDANVLASKRLVSGLLPLLRRAAADDGHADTVFVTSTAAQVAYPGGAGYNAAKAAQSMLVKVLRQELNGEPIRVAEIAPGMVHTEEFTLNRLRGDRVAAESVYAGVEEPLLAEDVADLIAYALSAPRRVNLDLVTMRPVAQSAHHLLARGPLRPRGYDD; this comes from the coding sequence ATGGTGAACAGACGTGCCGTGGTGACGGGAGCGAGTTCAGGGATCGGCGAGGCGACCGTGCGCGCGCTGCGCGGGCGTGGCTGGGACGTCGTCGGCGTGGCCCGCCGCGAGGACCGGCTCGCCGCGCTGGCCGCGGAGACCGGGGCGAGTGCGATCGCGTGCGATCTGACCGACGGGGACGCCGTCGCCGCGATGGTGTCGGAGCTGGAGTCCACCGGCCCGCTGCACGCCCTGGTGCAGGTCGCCGGAGGGGCCCGCGGCACCGAGAGCGTGGAGGAGGGCGCGATCGAGGACTGGCAGTGGATGTTCGACGCGAACGTCCTGGCCAGCAAGCGCCTCGTCTCCGGCCTGTTGCCGCTGCTGCGCCGCGCGGCGGCGGACGACGGGCACGCGGACACCGTGTTCGTCACCTCGACCGCGGCGCAGGTCGCCTATCCCGGCGGTGCGGGGTACAACGCCGCCAAGGCCGCGCAGTCCATGCTCGTCAAGGTGCTCCGGCAGGAGCTGAACGGCGAGCCGATCCGCGTCGCCGAGATCGCCCCGGGAATGGTGCACACCGAGGAGTTCACGCTGAACCGGCTCCGCGGCGACCGGGTGGCCGCGGAGTCGGTGTACGCCGGGGTGGAGGAGCCGCTGCTCGCCGAGGACGTCGCCGACCTCATCGCCTACGCACTGAGCGCCCCGCGCCGTGTGAACCTCGATCTGGTCACGATGCGCCCGGTCGCCCAGTCGGCCCACCACCTGCTCGCCCGCGGACCGCTGCGCCCCCGCGGATACGACGACTGA
- a CDS encoding ABC transporter substrate-binding protein encodes MFRIPASRRSARIALLATVAAGALALSACTGSSAPAPTPAGEPDPDATLTVGLVLEPTNLDIRHTSGAALEQVLVDNIYEGLVTRTEENEIEPRLASDYEISPDGLTYTFTLHEGVTFHSGDALTAADVVASYETVRTDATVQGHADFAGVTAVTAPDPQTVQITLAEPNQNFLFALTGPAGLVFRSGDTTDLKTAENGTGPFTLERWSKGSSITFTRYEEYWGEKAGVAEVVFQYIPDFTAGVNAALDGTLDVLTAVDPNLVSQLEESGEFEITTGRTTDKATLAFNNKRAPLDDARVREALRLAIDHEALVEAVGAGETLYGPIPELDPGYQDLSDVAPYDPERAEELLAEAGHEELDLTLTIPSFYGTTVAQVLISDFAKVGVTLEVDRVEFPAWLEKVYTNHDYDLSFVLHVEPRDFGNFANPDYYFGYDNPEVQRLYREALTELDADASAELLAEAARIVSEDHAADWLYNGATLTAVRPIVSGFPQDSINSRIDLAGVTRAAD; translated from the coding sequence ATGTTCCGCATCCCCGCCTCCCGGCGCTCCGCCCGCATCGCCCTGCTCGCGACCGTCGCCGCCGGCGCCCTCGCCCTCAGCGCCTGCACCGGGTCGTCCGCCCCGGCGCCGACCCCGGCCGGCGAGCCCGACCCGGACGCGACGCTGACCGTCGGCCTGGTGCTGGAGCCGACCAACCTCGACATCCGGCACACCAGCGGCGCCGCGCTGGAGCAGGTCCTCGTCGACAACATCTACGAGGGTCTGGTCACCCGCACCGAGGAGAACGAGATCGAGCCCCGCCTGGCCAGCGACTACGAGATCTCGCCGGACGGGCTCACCTACACGTTCACCCTGCACGAGGGCGTCACCTTCCACAGCGGCGACGCGCTCACGGCCGCGGACGTGGTCGCGTCGTACGAGACGGTGCGGACGGATGCCACGGTGCAGGGCCACGCGGACTTCGCCGGCGTGACGGCGGTGACCGCTCCCGACCCGCAGACCGTGCAGATCACGCTCGCCGAACCCAACCAGAACTTCCTGTTCGCCCTCACCGGGCCGGCCGGGCTGGTGTTCCGGTCGGGCGACACGACCGATCTGAAGACCGCGGAGAACGGCACCGGCCCGTTCACGCTGGAGCGGTGGAGCAAGGGCAGCAGCATCACGTTCACGCGGTACGAGGAGTACTGGGGAGAGAAGGCCGGCGTCGCCGAGGTCGTCTTCCAGTACATCCCCGACTTCACGGCGGGCGTGAACGCGGCGCTGGACGGCACGCTGGACGTGCTCACCGCCGTCGACCCGAATCTCGTCTCCCAGCTGGAGGAGTCCGGGGAGTTCGAGATCACCACCGGGCGCACCACCGACAAGGCCACCCTGGCGTTCAACAACAAGCGGGCCCCGCTGGACGACGCGCGCGTACGCGAGGCCCTGCGCCTGGCGATCGATCATGAGGCGCTGGTGGAGGCGGTCGGCGCCGGCGAGACGCTGTACGGCCCGATCCCGGAGCTCGACCCCGGCTACCAGGACCTGTCCGACGTGGCGCCGTACGACCCGGAGCGCGCCGAGGAGCTGCTCGCCGAGGCCGGCCACGAAGAGCTCGACCTCACCCTCACCATCCCCTCGTTCTACGGCACCACGGTCGCCCAGGTGCTCATCTCCGACTTCGCGAAGGTCGGCGTCACCCTCGAGGTCGACCGAGTCGAGTTCCCCGCATGGCTGGAGAAGGTGTACACGAACCACGACTACGACCTGAGCTTCGTGCTGCACGTCGAGCCGCGCGACTTCGGGAACTTCGCGAACCCGGACTACTACTTCGGATACGACAACCCCGAGGTGCAGCGGCTGTACCGGGAGGCGCTGACCGAGCTCGACGCCGACGCCTCCGCCGAGCTGCTCGCCGAGGCCGCCCGGATCGTCTCCGAGGATCACGCCGCCGACTGGCTGTACAACGGGGCCACGCTGACCGCGGTGCGCCCGATCGTTTCCGGGTTCCCGCAGGACTCGATCAACTCCCGCATCGACCTCGCCGGCGTCACCCGAGCGGCCGACTGA
- a CDS encoding ABC transporter permease, giving the protein MRSAPSQDSRSRAAHGNGTWLHRLWSSGTGRFGLVVTALIVLTAITSTAWTPFDPMIGDVRGRWAPPGWPHLLGTDGTGRDILSLVMAGARTTVFVSVGAGLVATLVGVLLAALGALTARWLRETVAVLVDILIAFPVLMIAMMIAAVWGGSLWVVVAAVGIGFGVNVARVTRPELRRVQRSDFVLAGRASGLTAGQNLVRHLLPNIAPVFIVQLSWSMAVAVLAEAGLSYLGFGASVAESSWGVLLADLQRYIGVHPLTVVWPGLAITLTVLALNLLGDALRDATDPTLTRRAAEVHIPEVVA; this is encoded by the coding sequence ATGAGGTCGGCCCCGTCGCAGGACTCCCGCTCCCGGGCCGCGCATGGGAACGGCACCTGGCTGCACCGGCTGTGGTCGTCGGGCACCGGCCGGTTCGGCCTCGTCGTCACCGCCCTCATCGTCCTCACCGCGATCACGTCGACGGCGTGGACCCCGTTCGACCCGATGATCGGCGACGTGCGCGGCCGCTGGGCGCCGCCCGGGTGGCCGCACCTGCTCGGCACCGACGGCACCGGCCGCGACATCCTCAGCCTGGTCATGGCCGGCGCACGGACGACGGTGTTCGTCAGCGTCGGCGCCGGGCTGGTCGCCACGCTGGTCGGCGTGCTGCTGGCGGCCCTGGGGGCGCTCACCGCGCGCTGGCTGCGGGAGACGGTCGCCGTGCTGGTCGACATCCTGATCGCCTTCCCGGTGCTGATGATCGCCATGATGATCGCGGCCGTGTGGGGCGGATCGCTCTGGGTCGTCGTGGCCGCCGTCGGCATCGGCTTCGGCGTGAACGTCGCCCGGGTGACGCGCCCCGAGCTGCGCCGGGTGCAGCGGAGCGACTTCGTGCTCGCCGGCCGCGCCAGCGGGCTCACCGCCGGGCAGAACCTGGTCCGGCATCTGCTGCCGAACATCGCCCCGGTCTTCATCGTGCAGCTGTCCTGGTCGATGGCGGTGGCGGTGCTCGCCGAGGCCGGGCTGTCCTACCTCGGCTTCGGGGCCTCGGTGGCCGAGTCGTCGTGGGGCGTGCTGCTGGCGGATCTGCAGCGGTACATCGGCGTGCATCCGCTCACCGTGGTCTGGCCGGGCCTGGCCATCACGCTCACCGTCCTCGCGCTGAACCTCCTCGGCGACGCGCTCCGGGACGCGACCGATCCCACGCTGACCCGCCGCGCGGCGGAGGTCCACATCCCGGAGGTGGTCGCGTGA
- a CDS encoding bifunctional o-acetylhomoserine/o-acetylserine sulfhydrylase: protein MSAAETWRFETKQIHAGAAPDPVTKSRATPIYQTTSYVFDNADHAANLFALAEFGNIYTRIQNPTQDVLEQRLAALEGGTGALVLSSGQAAATFAVLNIAEAGDHIVSSSSIYGGTYNLFKYTLAKLGVEVTFVENQDDPEQWRAAVRPNTKLLFAETIGNPKINVLDIRTVADIAHENGLPLIVDNTIATPYLIRPFEHGADIVVHSVTKFLGGHGTTIGGAIIDGGTFPWSQHVDRFPGLTEPDPSYHGASYTAAVGDGLAYIIKARVQLLRDLGSAIAPQSAWNLIQGVETLSLRVERHVQNAQEIAEWLENHDDVATVNYSGLPSSPWYAAANKYAPKGVGAVLSFELKGGVEAGREFVNSLSLFSHLANIGDVRSLVIHPASTTHSQLTPEQQLSAGVTPGLVRLSVGLENVEDLKADLDHALAAARRVSEAARA, encoded by the coding sequence ATGTCCGCAGCCGAGACCTGGCGCTTCGAGACCAAGCAGATCCACGCCGGCGCTGCGCCCGACCCCGTCACGAAGTCGCGCGCCACGCCGATCTACCAGACCACCTCGTACGTCTTCGACAACGCGGACCACGCGGCGAACCTGTTCGCCCTGGCGGAGTTCGGCAACATCTACACCCGCATCCAGAACCCGACCCAGGACGTGCTCGAGCAGCGCCTGGCAGCCCTGGAGGGCGGCACCGGCGCCCTCGTCCTCTCCAGCGGGCAGGCGGCGGCCACCTTCGCCGTGCTGAACATCGCGGAGGCCGGTGACCACATCGTCTCGTCGAGCTCGATCTACGGCGGCACCTACAACCTGTTCAAGTACACCCTCGCCAAGCTCGGCGTCGAGGTCACCTTCGTGGAGAACCAGGACGACCCGGAGCAGTGGCGCGCCGCCGTCCGCCCGAACACGAAGCTGCTCTTCGCGGAGACCATCGGCAACCCGAAGATCAACGTCCTCGACATCCGCACCGTCGCCGACATCGCGCACGAGAACGGTCTGCCGCTCATCGTCGACAACACCATCGCCACCCCATACCTGATCCGTCCGTTCGAGCACGGCGCGGACATCGTGGTGCACTCGGTGACCAAGTTCCTCGGCGGCCACGGCACCACCATCGGCGGCGCCATCATCGACGGCGGCACGTTCCCGTGGTCGCAGCACGTCGACCGCTTCCCCGGCCTCACCGAGCCGGACCCGTCCTACCACGGCGCCAGCTACACCGCCGCGGTGGGCGACGGCCTCGCCTACATCATCAAGGCGCGCGTGCAGCTGCTGCGCGACCTCGGCTCGGCGATCGCCCCGCAGAGCGCGTGGAACCTGATCCAGGGCGTGGAGACCCTGTCGCTGCGCGTCGAGCGTCACGTGCAGAACGCGCAGGAGATCGCGGAGTGGCTGGAGAACCACGACGACGTCGCCACCGTCAACTACTCCGGCCTGCCGTCCTCCCCGTGGTACGCCGCGGCGAACAAGTACGCCCCCAAGGGCGTCGGCGCGGTGCTCTCCTTCGAGCTGAAGGGCGGCGTGGAGGCGGGTCGCGAGTTCGTGAACAGCCTGTCGCTGTTCAGCCACCTCGCCAACATCGGCGACGTGCGCTCGCTGGTCATCCACCCGGCGTCCACCACGCATTCGCAGCTCACCCCGGAGCAGCAGCTGTCGGCCGGCGTCACGCCGGGCCTGGTGCGCCTGTCGGTGGGCCTGGAGAACGTCGAGGATCTCAAGGCCGACCTCGACCACGCCCTCGCCGCCGCGCGCCGTGTCTCGGAGGCCGCGCGCGCCTGA
- the metX gene encoding homoserine O-acetyltransferase MetX, with translation MDWQTTSEDTVPSAPVTEADVRLLRARPPATGAWRDGDPPGDRRFTELGTFRTENGAELPAVRLAWESWGELSPARDNAVLVLHALTGDSHVRGEAGRGHPTAGWWEEVVGPGAPIDTDRWFVIAPNMLGGCQGSTGPASIAPDGYEWASRFPYLTIRDQVAAQTMLADALGIDRWAAVVGGSMGGMHALEWAITHPDRVERLAVLSSPPVTTADQLALNFVQLETVRMDPRFAGGEYYDAGLGEGPHRGLALARRMALLNYRSPIELNQRFQRSWQSGLSPLGRGGRFAVESYLDFHGNKFTRRFDANSYITLVEAMNSHDVGRDRGGVEEALHAVTAKTLVIGIDSDRLFPVDGQQRIARSIRNLIDDEAVVLHSDFGHDGFLIETDAVGEHLRRLLDA, from the coding sequence ATGGACTGGCAGACGACCTCGGAGGACACGGTTCCGTCCGCGCCGGTGACCGAGGCCGACGTCCGCCTGCTCCGCGCCCGGCCGCCGGCGACCGGCGCGTGGCGCGACGGCGATCCGCCCGGCGACCGCCGCTTCACCGAGCTGGGCACCTTCCGCACCGAGAACGGCGCCGAGCTGCCCGCCGTGCGCCTGGCCTGGGAGTCGTGGGGCGAGCTGAGCCCGGCGCGCGACAACGCCGTGCTGGTGCTGCACGCGCTCACCGGCGACAGCCACGTGCGCGGCGAGGCCGGCCGCGGGCATCCCACCGCCGGCTGGTGGGAGGAGGTCGTCGGTCCGGGCGCCCCGATCGACACCGACCGCTGGTTCGTGATCGCCCCGAACATGCTCGGCGGATGCCAGGGCTCGACCGGCCCGGCGAGCATCGCCCCGGACGGCTACGAGTGGGCCTCCCGCTTCCCCTACCTCACGATCCGCGACCAGGTCGCCGCGCAGACGATGCTCGCCGACGCCCTCGGCATCGACCGCTGGGCCGCGGTCGTGGGCGGGTCGATGGGCGGCATGCACGCCCTGGAGTGGGCGATCACGCATCCGGACCGGGTGGAGCGCCTGGCCGTGCTGTCGTCTCCCCCGGTGACCACGGCGGACCAGCTCGCGCTGAACTTCGTGCAGCTGGAGACGGTGCGGATGGATCCGCGCTTCGCCGGCGGCGAGTACTACGACGCCGGCCTCGGCGAGGGCCCGCACCGCGGGCTGGCCCTGGCCCGGCGGATGGCGCTGCTGAACTACCGCAGCCCGATCGAGCTGAACCAGCGCTTCCAGCGCTCCTGGCAGTCCGGGCTGTCCCCGCTCGGCCGCGGCGGCCGGTTCGCGGTCGAGTCGTACCTGGACTTCCACGGCAACAAGTTCACCCGCCGCTTCGACGCGAACAGCTACATCACTCTGGTCGAGGCGATGAACTCGCACGACGTCGGACGCGACCGCGGCGGCGTCGAGGAGGCCCTGCACGCGGTCACCGCGAAGACCCTCGTGATCGGCATCGACTCCGACCGGCTGTTCCCGGTCGACGGGCAGCAGCGCATCGCGCGCAGCATCCGCAACCTCATCGACGACGAGGCGGTGGTGCTGCACAGCGACTTCGGGCACGACGGGTTCCTCATCGAGACGGACGCCGTCGGCGAGCACCTGCGGCGCCTGCTCGACGCCTGA